One region of Vicinamibacterales bacterium genomic DNA includes:
- a CDS encoding HlyD family efflux transporter periplasmic adaptor subunit, whose amino-acid sequence MFNRTVLVTAIALVTTAAAALVAVRVYARAPEPRGAAGPTGYTVVRQDFVRSLRLNGTVEAVESTAIQAPRLAGQNSNSLVVMRLVHNGETVKPGDMLVEFDRQEQLRNALDRRADLTDLEQQIKRRQADEVAARASDDSTLNQAQSALAKSRLELVKNDLLPKIEAEKNTLAQEEAQAQLTQLQDTYALKRAAAAADIKVLEIRRDRAQTNMRQAEENAARMLVASPLPGVAVIKTTWKNGNMLEFAEGDEVRSGQPVVEVVNPAVMRVRARVNQADINELKIGQTVRVGLDAYPDLSFPGTVTQISPIGQQSSLSPRVRNFVVLVLVKGASPSLMPDLTASLDVELERTPAVLVVPRDAVVSDGEQAYVMVQRGGRVVRQDVALGAISAYQVVVTGGLQEGVTIARNAAAAGDKGR is encoded by the coding sequence ATGTTCAATCGGACGGTCCTCGTCACCGCCATCGCGCTCGTCACGACGGCCGCCGCGGCGCTCGTCGCGGTGCGCGTGTATGCGCGCGCGCCGGAGCCGAGGGGCGCCGCAGGACCGACGGGCTACACCGTCGTCCGCCAGGACTTCGTCCGCAGCCTCCGCCTCAACGGCACGGTCGAAGCGGTCGAATCGACCGCCATCCAGGCGCCCCGCCTCGCCGGGCAGAACAGCAACTCGCTCGTCGTCATGCGTCTCGTGCACAACGGCGAGACCGTCAAGCCGGGCGACATGCTCGTCGAGTTCGACCGCCAGGAACAGCTCCGGAACGCGCTCGACCGGCGCGCCGACCTGACCGATCTCGAACAGCAGATCAAGCGCCGCCAGGCCGACGAAGTCGCCGCGCGGGCCAGCGACGACAGCACGCTGAATCAGGCGCAGAGCGCGCTCGCGAAGTCGCGCCTCGAGCTCGTCAAGAACGACCTGCTCCCGAAGATCGAAGCCGAGAAGAACACGCTGGCGCAGGAGGAGGCGCAGGCGCAGCTCACACAGCTGCAGGACACCTACGCTCTCAAGCGCGCCGCCGCGGCCGCCGACATCAAGGTGCTCGAGATCCGCCGTGACCGCGCCCAGACCAACATGCGGCAGGCGGAAGAGAACGCCGCACGCATGCTGGTGGCTTCGCCGCTGCCGGGCGTGGCCGTGATCAAGACGACCTGGAAGAACGGCAACATGCTGGAATTCGCCGAGGGGGACGAAGTGCGATCGGGGCAGCCGGTCGTCGAAGTCGTCAACCCGGCGGTGATGCGGGTCCGCGCGCGCGTCAACCAGGCCGACATCAACGAGCTGAAGATCGGGCAGACGGTGCGCGTCGGCCTCGACGCCTACCCGGATCTCTCGTTCCCCGGGACGGTCACCCAGATCTCACCGATCGGCCAGCAGTCGTCGCTGTCGCCGCGGGTGCGCAACTTCGTGGTGCTGGTGCTGGTCAAGGGCGCGAGTCCGAGCCTGATGCCCGATCTGACGGCGTCGCTCGACGTCGAACTCGAGCGGACGCCGGCGGTGCTCGTCGTGCCGCGCGACGCGGTCGTGTCGGATGGCGAGCAGGCCTACGTGATGGTCCAGCGCGGCGGCCGGGTCGTTCGGCAGGATGTCGCGCTGGGCGCGATCAGTGCGTACCAGGTGGTCGTGACCGGCGGTCTGCAGGAAGGCGTCACTATCGCACGCAACGCGGCGGCCGCCGGAGACAAGGGCAGGTAG
- a CDS encoding SET domain-containing protein-lysine N-methyltransferase, with translation MARRTPADLPRIEQRRSALHGKGVFASVPITKNTRIVDYDGELVRNGRKLDKREEEYLRQGCIWVFRVNRAWSRDANVGGNVARFINHSCTPNCYFQVVDKTIWIRAGRSIRRGEELTYDYRTIGDRTIPCRCRPGCTNRL, from the coding sequence GTGGCCCGCCGAACCCCCGCCGATTTGCCCCGTATCGAACAGCGCCGTTCGGCGCTGCACGGAAAGGGCGTCTTCGCCTCCGTACCCATCACCAAGAACACGCGCATCGTCGACTACGACGGCGAGTTGGTGCGCAACGGCCGGAAGCTCGACAAGCGGGAAGAGGAGTACCTGCGTCAGGGGTGCATCTGGGTCTTCCGGGTCAACCGCGCCTGGAGCAGGGACGCCAACGTCGGCGGCAACGTCGCCCGCTTCATCAACCACTCGTGCACGCCGAACTGCTACTTCCAGGTCGTGGACAAGACTATCTGGATCCGCGCCGGACGCAGCATCCGACGCGGCGAAGAGCTCACCTACGACTACCGCACAATCGGCGACCGGACGATTCCCTGCCGTTGCCGGCCAGGTTGCACGAACCGGCTCTGA